From Thermomicrobiales bacterium:
TCTTCTTCGGCGTCACCATTAGCAACACCCTGCGCGCGCTCGGCTACGCGCCGATCGCCGCCCGCTCCACCAAAGCACTCGCGTCGGCAATCTCCTCCAGGCCCGACGCCGCTTTGCTCATCATCGACATCTCCGCTGTCGACGACTGGGATGCGCTGAAGACCACGATCGACGCCACTCCAGACCTTCCCTCGATCGCCTTCGGTTCCCATACCAATGTCGAAGGTCTCCGCGCGGCCAAGAACGCTGGTCTCACCCGTGTCTTTTCCAATGGCGAGTTCCATCGCACCATGGGCGACACCATCGTCCGCTACGCCAAACCCGCCATCGACCCTTCGCAAGAACCGAACCCGGAGCAACCAACGACGCCCGAACGGTAACGGCTGCATACTTCCCGCTATCGAGAAGCATTTCGTAGCGAGCGGGACCTTATGACCACCCACTACCGGACCATCATCGTCGGCGCAGGTATCGTTGGCGTCTCGACCGCCTGGGAACTCGCCAAGCTCGGACGCACCGACATACTGGTCATCGACCGTGCTCCCCTCTTCGAAACCGGGGGCTCCACATCCCATGCCCCAGGAGGCGTTTTCCAGAACAACGCCTCCCGCACGGTCTCGAAACTGGCCCAATGGACCACTGGCGCTTTCGCCGAGGTTTCCTCGCCCGACGCGCCAACCTGGTTCCCGACCGGCAGTCTCGAAATCGCCACCACTCGCGAACGCTGGCACGATCTGAAACGCAAGGTCGGTTACGCCCGCTCATGGGGTCTCGACGCCATGCTCCTCGACCCGTCGGAAACCCGCCAGCTCGTTCCTCAGCTCGACACCGACCTCATCCTCGGATCGATCCAAATTGCCGGCGATGGGATCGTTCGCGCTGTTCCCACCGTCGAACGGATCGCCGACCGTGCCGAGGCGCTTGGCGTCACGTTCATGGGCGAAACCGAGCTCCTGTCGGTCGATATGCCCAACCGCGTGGTGCGCGGCATTCACACCAGCAAGGGCCACTTCACCTGCGACGAGCTCGTCCTGTGCGGTGGCATCTGGGGACCGCTTCTCGGCGAGCTGACCGGCACGCCCATTCCTTTGCATCCGTGCGCGCATCCCTATGTCCGCACCACACCACTCGCCGAGCTCCAGCACCTGGCCGGCCAACAGGTCGTCCAACCACTCTGGCGGCATCAGGACCATTCCATGTACCTCTGGCAGGACGGAGACCGCATGGGCGTCGGCAACTATCGGCACGATCCCGTCCTGGTGCCGGCATCGGCCATCGACAATAGCCGCCGGCACCCCGCCGAGCGTGATTTCGACCCCGCTCCCATGGATCCGGGCTTCGACGAAGCGATGCGCCTCATCCCCGGACTGCGCGACGCCGGTATCACCGACCGCGTCTACGGCATGTTCTCCTTCACCATCGACGCCCAGGCCGTGGTCGGCGAAGTCGCCAACGCCTCTGGCCTCTGGACCGCCATCGCCATCTGGGTCACCCACTCCACCGGCACCGCCCGCGCCCTGGCCCAGCAAATGGTCTACCGCGACTGCGAACTCGACATGCGGGAACTCGACGTCAACCGCTTCGCGCCCCACCATGCCAGTCCAAGCTACATCCACGCCCGCGGCTGGAGCCAGTACGCAGAGGTCTACGACATCATCCACCCGAAGTATCAGATCACGACTCCGCGCGGATTGCGGCGCGCTCCCTGGTATGCGCAACAGGTCGCCCTCGGCGCGCATTTCTTCGAGTCGAACGGTTGGGAACGC
This genomic window contains:
- a CDS encoding FAD-dependent oxidoreductase, encoding MTTHYRTIIVGAGIVGVSTAWELAKLGRTDILVIDRAPLFETGGSTSHAPGGVFQNNASRTVSKLAQWTTGAFAEVSSPDAPTWFPTGSLEIATTRERWHDLKRKVGYARSWGLDAMLLDPSETRQLVPQLDTDLILGSIQIAGDGIVRAVPTVERIADRAEALGVTFMGETELLSVDMPNRVVRGIHTSKGHFTCDELVLCGGIWGPLLGELTGTPIPLHPCAHPYVRTTPLAELQHLAGQQVVQPLWRHQDHSMYLWQDGDRMGVGNYRHDPVLVPASAIDNSRRHPAERDFDPAPMDPGFDEAMRLIPGLRDAGITDRVYGMFSFTIDAQAVVGEVANASGLWTAIAIWVTHSTGTARALAQQMVYRDCELDMRELDVNRFAPHHASPSYIHARGWSQYAEVYDIIHPKYQITTPRGLRRAPWYAQQVALGAHFFESNGWERPQWFGSNSTLPLPAAGAVRDDWGAIEWSPIAGAEHIATRTNAGLFDLSTFMRIELSGKNALAALERLSCSKLDRPAGRVTYSLLLDPHGGVESDVTIARLADDRFMIMSGSASGPRDLGWIENHLRDFADVTVRDTTPAWAALGLFGPNALAILDSIVDQPLCLDDHPRYSARWISVGHIPVLAIRMSYVGEEGFELHTSTEYGSAFWDLVWNAGQPHGLIAAGGAAMDSLRIEKGFLSLGTDLRAEYTPREAGLAFTIDKARSDYIGADALANSFTSKKLATLLLDPDSPVPLGKEPILLGTDIIGYVSSANFGYTVGRPVALGYLPIELAAPGTELAIEYFAERYRATVAETPLITETISNR